One Chlamydiales bacterium genomic window, GATATAGTAAATGGTCAAAAAGTAAATGTTGCTCAGCGATTTTTCTTTGCAATCGGTGGCAGCTTCTAAATATAAATTTAATCTGAAAATGCTTAAGGAGAAAAATATGAAAAAAATTCAAATGATTATGCTCTCTCTGGCTCTTGTCTTGATCAATAGCACAGTCATTGGCGCTGATGCAAATATTGGTTTTATCAATTTCAAAACCTGTGTTGAAAAATCTAAGCATGGCCAACAAGAAAGAGATAAACTTGAAGCTATGAAAAAACAAATGACTGAAACACTCGAAAAAACGGATAACGAGCTTCAAGAAATGGCAAAAAAGATTGAAGACCAAGATTATATGGATGCTCTTTCTTCTACTGCTCAAAATGAATTGAAACAAAAATTTCAATTTTTAAGTCAAGATTTTGCACGTTATCAAAACCAATATTACCAAATGCTGAATCAAGCAAATTATAAAATGCTCCAGACAATACACGATGAAGTCAGCTCTATATCTGAGAAAATACGTGAAAGAAAAAAGCTCTCATTCATCATGAATGAAGACTCAGCTTTTGCCTTTGCTCCATCTCTTGATTTCACTGAAGAAACAATAAAAGAAATGGACAAGCAATTTGAAATTGAAAACAATCCAAGTTCAATAGCAAATTTAAATTGAAAACTTGGAGAACACTATGAGTCGATACACACTGGAAGAAATAAGAGAAATCACAAATTCAAAACTTATTGGCAATCCTAATTATGAGATTACAGGAGTTGATGATTTAGAAACAGCTTCTTCCAGTGAACTTTCTTTTCTTCATAATCCCCTTTATCAGAATAAGCTTTATGCTTCTCAAGCAGGAGCAGTGATTATTTCAAGTGATTTTACTAATTTTAAGAATGAATCTAATAAACAATATTTAGTTCATCCAAACCCTTCAATTGCTTTTCAAAAAGTCATCGAATTATTTATCCATCCCTCCTCTTCTGGCTTTTCAGGAATTCACCCAACTGCTGTCATTCATGAAGAAGCTTGTTTAGATCAAGAAGTAGATATTGGACCTCATGTGACTATTGACCGTGGTGCAATAATTGGAAAAAACACAGTCATTGGAGCAAATGTCTCAATTGGCACGAATACAATCGTTGGTGCTAACTGTATTCTCTATCCTAATGTAGTTATACGTGAAAACTGCACTATCGGAAATCGTGTCATTCTACAACCAGGTGCGATCATAGGTTCATGTGGTTTTGGTTTTTTTACTGATGCAAAAGGCAATAATCATAAATTGAAACAGTTAGGAAGGGTGATTATAGAAGATGATGTTGAAATTGGAGCGAATAGTACCATCGATCGTGCCCGTTTTAAAGCAACAATCATAGGGCGTGGTACAAAAATTGATAATCTTGTTCAGATTGCTCATCAAGTAGAAATTGGCAACAATAATCTAATCGCTGCTCAAGTCGGAATTGCTGGCTCTACTAAAACCGGATCTTCTGTGATATTTGGTGGACAAGTGGGGATCACGGGACATATTTCGATTGCTGATGGTGCAGTATTTGCAGCTAGGTCTGC contains:
- a CDS encoding OmpH family outer membrane protein, with the translated sequence MKKIQMIMLSLALVLINSTVIGADANIGFINFKTCVEKSKHGQQERDKLEAMKKQMTETLEKTDNELQEMAKKIEDQDYMDALSSTAQNELKQKFQFLSQDFARYQNQYYQMLNQANYKMLQTIHDEVSSISEKIRERKKLSFIMNEDSAFAFAPSLDFTEETIKEMDKQFEIENNPSSIANLN
- the lpxD gene encoding UDP-3-O-(3-hydroxymyristoyl)glucosamine N-acyltransferase, which translates into the protein MSRYTLEEIREITNSKLIGNPNYEITGVDDLETASSSELSFLHNPLYQNKLYASQAGAVIISSDFTNFKNESNKQYLVHPNPSIAFQKVIELFIHPSSSGFSGIHPTAVIHEEACLDQEVDIGPHVTIDRGAIIGKNTVIGANVSIGTNTIVGANCILYPNVVIRENCTIGNRVILQPGAIIGSCGFGFFTDAKGNNHKLKQLGRVIIEDDVEIGANSTIDRARFKATIIGRGTKIDNLVQIAHQVEIGNNNLIAAQVGIAGSTKTGSSVIFGGQVGITGHISIADGAVFAARSAVSKTIKKRGVYSGVPAIPIKDAHRQYVSLKSICQLTQRIKDLETDLKKLQDEKSLR